A genome region from Salinigranum halophilum includes the following:
- a CDS encoding isochorismatase family protein, with product MTERPWDDLLSERDRQVIEAAGYDARGASNWNTRGVGERPMVLVVDMQRLIVAEDVSIFEAIEETSRIAIGEGAWRAMAEMVDLVERARELGHPITYTRVVPPAYDDPGHPDLAVVDALAPAPEDDVLDKRYASCFHGTDLVSRLVRAGVDTLVVVGGTTSGCLRATVVDAQQSGFNVVVPQECVFDRLDLSHRVSLLDMWMKYADVRETTEVLAMLESVAR from the coding sequence ATGACTGAACGACCGTGGGACGACCTGCTCTCCGAGCGTGACCGCCAGGTCATCGAGGCGGCAGGCTACGACGCGCGAGGCGCATCGAACTGGAACACGAGAGGGGTCGGCGAGCGACCGATGGTGCTCGTCGTGGACATGCAGCGGCTCATCGTCGCCGAGGACGTCTCCATCTTCGAGGCCATCGAGGAGACGTCGCGTATCGCCATCGGTGAGGGGGCGTGGCGGGCGATGGCGGAGATGGTCGACCTCGTCGAACGAGCCCGTGAGTTGGGACACCCCATCACTTACACCCGAGTCGTCCCGCCCGCGTACGACGACCCCGGGCATCCGGACCTGGCGGTGGTCGACGCGCTCGCGCCCGCCCCCGAAGACGACGTCCTCGACAAGCGCTACGCCAGTTGCTTCCACGGGACGGACCTCGTCTCGCGGCTCGTCCGGGCGGGCGTGGACACCCTGGTCGTCGTCGGCGGCACGACGAGCGGCTGTCTCCGGGCGACGGTCGTCGACGCCCAGCAGTCCGGCTTCAACGTGGTCGTCCCCCAGGAGTGCGTCTTCGACCGCCTCGACCTCTCACACCGCGTCTCCCTGCTCGACATGTGGATGAAGTACGCCGACGTCCGCGAGACGACCGAAGTGCTCGCGATGCTCGAATCGGTCGCCCGTTAG
- a CDS encoding MFS transporter: MQRPDIDSVRSHLAALGEELWRDGRGWVFLVVTVGWFFAIGGRVVFPALIPRVRVALDISLATAGVVLTLLWLAYALTQFPGGLLGDRVGDRAVLVGSMAVTGLSLAVAAAAPGLAAFVAAAVLFGVGSGLFSTTRLTVISDVYPRVASTAIGLNQAAGNVGTSLLPVLAGVVAATTLGWRSGFTVLVVPVFLTVGALWLTVPRRTHATPSRESLSVRAVLAGVRQPTPLRLTAMMFTMSAVYQGFTSFYPAYLVSEKALSDANGATLFGLFFATGVVVQPLAGVAADTFGPKRTLTLTTVTTIAGLLVLPFVEGLVGLTLVTVLLGVHLGFWPVINSLTISVMPASIQASGFGLIRTLYLVFAAATPAGIGLLADAGLFDEAFVGLAGAALVSLAVGRRLPASE, from the coding sequence ATGCAGCGACCCGACATCGACAGCGTCCGGAGCCACCTCGCCGCACTGGGTGAGGAACTCTGGCGCGACGGCCGCGGGTGGGTCTTCCTCGTCGTCACCGTCGGGTGGTTCTTCGCCATCGGCGGGCGCGTCGTGTTCCCGGCGCTGATTCCGCGCGTCCGGGTCGCTCTGGACATCTCGCTCGCGACTGCCGGGGTGGTGTTGACGCTCCTGTGGCTGGCGTACGCCCTCACGCAGTTCCCCGGTGGACTCCTCGGTGACCGCGTCGGCGACCGGGCGGTCCTCGTGGGGAGCATGGCGGTCACGGGGCTCAGTCTCGCCGTCGCCGCCGCCGCGCCGGGCCTGGCCGCGTTCGTCGCGGCGGCGGTGCTGTTCGGCGTCGGCTCCGGCCTGTTCTCGACGACGCGGCTGACCGTCATCTCGGACGTCTACCCGCGCGTGGCGAGCACGGCCATCGGGCTGAACCAGGCGGCCGGCAACGTCGGGACGTCCCTCCTCCCCGTGCTCGCGGGTGTCGTCGCCGCGACGACACTGGGCTGGCGGAGCGGGTTCACGGTCCTCGTCGTCCCCGTGTTCCTCACGGTCGGGGCGCTGTGGCTGACCGTCCCTCGCCGGACGCACGCGACACCGTCGCGGGAGTCGCTGTCGGTGCGGGCGGTCCTCGCGGGCGTCCGTCAGCCGACGCCGCTGCGTCTGACGGCGATGATGTTCACCATGTCGGCGGTCTACCAGGGGTTCACCAGCTTCTATCCGGCGTATCTGGTGAGCGAGAAGGCGCTCTCGGACGCCAACGGGGCCACCCTGTTCGGCCTCTTCTTCGCCACCGGCGTCGTCGTCCAGCCGCTGGCAGGGGTCGCCGCGGACACGTTCGGCCCGAAGCGGACCCTGACTCTCACCACCGTCACGACCATCGCCGGCCTCCTCGTCCTGCCGTTCGTCGAGGGGCTGGTGGGTCTCACGCTCGTGACAGTGCTCCTCGGCGTCCATCTCGGGTTCTGGCCGGTCATCAACTCGCTGACCATCTCGGTCATGCCAGCGTCCATCCAGGCGAGCGGCTTCGGGCTCATCCGCACGCTGTATCTGGTGTTCGCCGCCGCCACCCCCGCGGGAATCGGGCTTCTCGCCGACGCGGGACTGTTCGACGAAGCGTTCGTGGGGCTCGCGGGGGCGGCGCTCGTCTCTCTGGCCGTCGGGCGACGGCTCCCGGCGAGCGAGTGA
- a CDS encoding dihydroorotase, whose protein sequence is MLPSTVDLVVRDARVVTPEGTRRGGVAVDDGVIVAVAADPTLPRGDQEVDAEGNYLIPGLIDPHVHLGRRGTGYPEQLVVDFETETRGALFGGVTSLLNFVEQGGHYVPDLDVFIEVGEANSYIDFGYHVVMSHAHHIDEIPALAERGVTSYKMFFNMYKYSDIDIEPCEADRVYRVLAQVAEIPGAVGMFHAENAELQRECERQIRAAGRHDLRAWADASPPAAEAMQIDQIGHLSSLADARCYVVHVSSAEGVAAVTRARDRGADVVGETLVTFLANTVEDDLGVWGKVSPPLRGPRHQKALWEAVRVGAIDHIGSDHVAMTVEEQELGEGRYGEHFWDAPPGIQPGMEFMLPMLLTEGYNRNRLSMERLVEVCSTNNAKRFGLYPRKGAIAVGSDADLVVVDPDRETTVDDDFFHTREPRWSSVHGRDVKGMATHTIVGGDLAVADRTLLADPGGGRFLARGPAGERAL, encoded by the coding sequence ATGCTACCGAGTACCGTCGACCTCGTCGTGCGCGACGCACGCGTCGTCACCCCCGAAGGGACGCGTCGCGGCGGGGTCGCCGTCGACGATGGGGTCATCGTCGCCGTGGCGGCCGACCCGACGCTCCCGCGCGGCGACCAGGAGGTCGACGCCGAGGGGAACTACCTCATCCCGGGGCTTATCGACCCACACGTCCACCTCGGGCGACGGGGCACGGGCTATCCGGAGCAGCTCGTAGTCGACTTCGAGACCGAGACGCGCGGCGCACTGTTCGGCGGTGTGACCTCGCTGTTGAACTTCGTCGAACAGGGCGGCCACTACGTGCCCGACCTCGACGTCTTCATCGAGGTCGGCGAGGCGAACTCGTACATCGACTTCGGCTACCACGTGGTGATGAGTCACGCCCACCACATCGACGAGATACCCGCCCTCGCCGAGCGGGGGGTGACGTCGTACAAGATGTTCTTCAACATGTACAAGTACAGCGACATCGACATCGAGCCCTGCGAGGCCGACCGGGTCTACCGGGTTCTCGCGCAGGTGGCCGAGATTCCGGGAGCGGTGGGGATGTTCCACGCGGAGAACGCCGAACTCCAGCGCGAGTGCGAACGCCAGATCCGAGCGGCGGGCCGTCACGACCTCCGGGCGTGGGCCGACGCCTCGCCCCCCGCGGCGGAGGCGATGCAGATCGACCAGATCGGTCACCTGTCGAGCCTCGCCGACGCGCGCTGTTACGTCGTTCACGTCAGCAGCGCCGAGGGTGTCGCGGCCGTCACCCGCGCCCGAGACCGGGGGGCGGACGTCGTCGGCGAGACCCTGGTGACGTTCCTCGCCAACACGGTCGAAGACGACCTCGGCGTCTGGGGGAAGGTGTCGCCACCGCTCCGCGGCCCTCGCCACCAGAAGGCGCTGTGGGAGGCGGTTCGCGTGGGTGCCATCGACCACATCGGGTCGGACCACGTCGCCATGACCGTCGAGGAACAGGAACTCGGCGAGGGACGGTACGGCGAGCACTTCTGGGACGCCCCTCCGGGTATCCAGCCGGGCATGGAGTTCATGCTCCCGATGCTGCTCACGGAGGGGTACAACCGGAACCGGCTCTCGATGGAGCGACTCGTCGAGGTCTGCTCGACGAACAACGCCAAGCGGTTCGGGCTCTACCCCCGCAAGGGGGCCATCGCGGTCGGCTCGGACGCCGACCTGGTCGTCGTCGACCCCGACCGCGAGACGACGGTCGACGACGACTTCTTCCACACCCGCGAGCCCCGCTGGTCGTCGGTCCACGGGCGCGACGTGAAGGGGATGGCGACTCACACCATCGTCGGCGGCGACCTCGCCGTCGCGGACCGCACGCTGCTCGCCGACCCCGGCGGCGGACGGTTCCTCGCCCGCGGGCCGGCGGGGGAGCGGGCGCTGTGA
- a CDS encoding SDR family oxidoreductase codes for MTDQRAGTGELAGKTAVVTGGASGIGREIAAALARDGANVVVADRRETPREGGPPTVERIESAFEVEAAFVTCDVADPAAFEAVIDAAAGLGGVDVMVNNAGVFRASEFLETTPAVFDEVMAVNARGVFFGAQAAARAMVDGGRGGSIVNLSSTAGLYGVGDYVAYSASKGAVRLMTYAMADALGDAGIRVNAVHPGVVESAMTRRDSAVVDTARGEAFESRIPLGRFGVPGDVAEAVVYLASDRSAYVTGSSLVVDGGLANTG; via the coding sequence GTGACCGACCAGCGAGCGGGCACGGGCGAACTCGCGGGGAAGACGGCCGTCGTGACCGGTGGGGCGAGCGGTATCGGGCGCGAAATCGCCGCCGCGCTCGCCCGCGACGGGGCGAACGTGGTCGTCGCGGACCGACGCGAGACGCCGCGCGAGGGGGGCCCGCCGACCGTCGAACGGATCGAATCGGCGTTCGAGGTCGAGGCGGCGTTCGTCACCTGCGACGTCGCCGACCCCGCGGCGTTCGAGGCAGTAATCGACGCCGCAGCGGGTCTCGGCGGCGTGGACGTGATGGTGAACAACGCGGGCGTCTTCCGCGCCAGCGAGTTCCTCGAGACGACGCCCGCGGTGTTCGACGAGGTGATGGCCGTCAACGCCCGCGGCGTCTTCTTCGGGGCGCAGGCCGCGGCGCGGGCAATGGTCGACGGGGGGCGAGGCGGGAGCATCGTCAACCTCTCCAGCACGGCCGGCCTGTACGGCGTCGGCGACTACGTGGCGTACTCCGCCTCGAAGGGAGCCGTCCGTCTGATGACGTACGCGATGGCGGACGCACTCGGTGACGCGGGAATCCGGGTGAACGCCGTCCACCCGGGCGTGGTCGAGTCGGCGATGACGCGACGTGACTCGGCGGTCGTCGACACCGCCCGCGGGGAGGCGTTCGAGTCCCGAATCCCGCTCGGGCGGTTCGGCGTCCCGGGCGACGTCGCCGAGGCGGTCGTCTATCTGGCGAGCGACCGGTCGGCGTACGTCACCGGGAGTTCGCTCGTCGTCGACGGCGGCCTCGCCAACACGGGGTGA
- a CDS encoding dihydroorotase, which translates to MRTHDLVVRNGTVVTVEHGTFRADVAADGDVISAIAAPNTLSGDDEVDATGKYVLPGAIDPHVHYGLHHDYAEDHATETHGDLVGGVTTVGNIFRRPDPYLAVMDGYVAQSEANSYHDYFYTLGVLTETHVGELPRIVSELEITSFKWYVLYKYLAREKFGLDRDLLDDIGDGLVRSLAAVDAPTTLGYHSENPELTQSLLDPGPADAGYDALRERFPGSAETQSMVAGASLAKTHGYDDHFYAVHISSGTTANELAALRAAGYGAWGETCPHYLTLTSEACDERMKVTPPIRSAWDRDTLWARVADSTISCIGTDHVRNTTAEKVGADIWETGLAFSGTQTMLPLILSEGVNAGRISLERAVAVTSTNTAKAWKLYPKKGTIRVGSDADLVVVDLDETKTVTADLLQAGSDYSIYEGRAVTGWPTHTVVRGQVAFAEGEVVGDKGYGTQVRRPV; encoded by the coding sequence GTGAGGACCCACGACCTCGTCGTTCGGAACGGGACCGTCGTCACCGTCGAACACGGGACGTTTCGCGCCGATGTCGCCGCCGACGGCGACGTCATCTCGGCCATCGCCGCGCCGAACACGCTGTCGGGTGACGACGAGGTCGACGCCACCGGGAAGTACGTCCTGCCGGGGGCCATCGACCCGCACGTCCACTACGGCCTCCACCACGACTACGCCGAAGACCACGCGACCGAGACGCACGGCGACCTAGTCGGCGGGGTCACCACCGTCGGGAACATCTTCCGACGGCCCGACCCCTACCTGGCGGTCATGGACGGCTACGTCGCCCAGAGCGAGGCGAACAGCTACCACGACTACTTCTACACCCTCGGGGTGCTCACCGAGACGCACGTCGGCGAACTCCCCCGAATCGTCTCCGAACTGGAAATCACCTCGTTCAAGTGGTACGTCCTCTACAAGTACCTCGCCCGCGAGAAGTTCGGCCTCGACCGCGACCTGCTGGACGACATCGGTGACGGGCTAGTCCGGTCGCTCGCCGCCGTCGACGCGCCGACGACGCTCGGCTACCACTCCGAGAACCCCGAGCTCACGCAGTCGCTCCTCGACCCCGGTCCGGCGGACGCGGGCTACGACGCGCTGCGAGAGCGCTTTCCGGGCTCCGCCGAAACCCAGAGCATGGTCGCCGGCGCGTCGCTCGCGAAGACCCACGGCTACGACGACCACTTCTACGCCGTCCACATCTCCTCGGGGACGACCGCGAACGAACTCGCCGCGCTCAGAGCGGCGGGCTACGGCGCGTGGGGCGAGACCTGTCCACACTACCTCACGCTCACGAGCGAGGCCTGCGACGAGCGGATGAAGGTCACCCCGCCCATCCGGTCGGCGTGGGACCGCGACACGCTGTGGGCGCGCGTCGCCGACAGCACCATCTCCTGTATCGGGACCGACCACGTGCGGAACACGACGGCCGAGAAGGTGGGCGCGGACATCTGGGAGACGGGACTCGCCTTCTCGGGCACGCAGACGATGCTCCCGCTGATACTCTCGGAGGGGGTGAACGCGGGCCGCATCTCGCTCGAACGCGCCGTGGCGGTGACGAGCACGAACACGGCGAAGGCGTGGAAGCTCTACCCGAAGAAGGGGACCATCCGTGTCGGGTCCGACGCCGACCTGGTGGTCGTCGACCTCGACGAGACGAAGACGGTCACCGCCGACCTCCTGCAGGCCGGGTCGGACTACTCTATCTACGAGGGCCGGGCGGTGACGGGCTGGCCGACCCACACAGTCGTCCGCGGGCAGGTGGCCTTCGCCGAAGGAGAGGTCGTCGGCGACAAGGGGTACGGCACGCAGGTTCGTCGCCCGGTCTGA
- a CDS encoding LLM class flavin-dependent oxidoreductase, with translation MTAPSTERTGVLFALRDDPSLVQLAEELGYESAWSAEGQGKSAFGKLERWAVHTSTIRLGTGIVNVFSRTPAALAQEAATLDAHSDGRAILGLGVAHPGVVEGFHGLPFERPLARMDEYIGLLRRYLAGVAEPFDGEFCSPERTSFWDAFQPPRAEIPIYNAALGPANIRLTGQFADGWLPNLYPLDAFDEALDQLRVGAERAGRDVDDIDVAMYVLTAVDDDADVARRLAAEHVVYYLRDIPGYYDRPAAEAGFADEVQSVKAADSTAEALEHVSDGFLDTLAVWGTPDETRTRLAAIREAGVDLPIVRAPTAADRDQAERVVRTFAPTHS, from the coding sequence ATGACCGCGCCGTCGACCGAGCGCACGGGCGTCCTCTTCGCCCTGCGTGATGACCCCTCGCTCGTCCAGTTAGCCGAGGAGCTGGGGTACGAGAGCGCGTGGAGCGCCGAAGGACAGGGCAAGAGCGCCTTCGGGAAGCTGGAACGCTGGGCGGTGCACACCTCGACGATCAGACTCGGGACGGGCATCGTCAACGTCTTCTCGCGGACGCCCGCGGCGCTGGCGCAGGAGGCCGCGACGCTCGACGCCCACTCCGACGGCCGCGCCATCCTCGGCCTCGGCGTCGCGCATCCGGGGGTCGTCGAGGGGTTTCACGGCCTCCCGTTCGAGCGCCCGCTCGCCCGCATGGACGAGTATATCGGGCTCTTGCGTCGGTATCTCGCTGGCGTTGCCGAGCCGTTCGACGGCGAGTTCTGCTCGCCCGAGCGGACGAGCTTCTGGGACGCCTTCCAGCCACCTCGGGCCGAGATTCCCATCTACAACGCCGCGCTCGGTCCCGCGAACATCCGGCTCACCGGCCAGTTCGCCGACGGGTGGCTTCCCAACCTGTACCCGCTCGACGCGTTCGACGAGGCGCTCGACCAGCTTCGCGTCGGAGCCGAGCGGGCCGGGCGGGACGTCGACGATATCGACGTCGCGATGTACGTCCTCACCGCCGTCGACGACGACGCCGACGTCGCCCGGCGACTGGCCGCCGAACACGTCGTCTACTACCTCCGGGACATCCCGGGCTACTACGACAGACCGGCGGCCGAGGCGGGGTTCGCCGACGAGGTGCAGTCGGTGAAGGCCGCCGACTCGACCGCCGAGGCGCTCGAACACGTCTCCGACGGCTTCCTCGACACCCTGGCGGTGTGGGGTACTCCCGACGAGACGCGCACGCGACTCGCCGCGATTCGCGAGGCCGGCGTCGACCTCCCCATCGTCCGCGCGCCGACGGCCGCCGACCGAGACCAGGCCGAACGCGTCGTCCGGACGTTCGCCCCCACCCACTCGTGA
- a CDS encoding nuclear transport factor 2 family protein, protein MPPSPTPLSTPRAVVEEFFDRMADERRDTIAELFADDAVVTLPGARFSGPDAPGEFLAFLAPRYEWAEKEFDRWLESGDEVVSIGTLSGVDRAGDAFEGVRYVDVYEVVDGRITRLDIWNDLAVEGVV, encoded by the coding sequence ATGCCACCTTCACCCACACCACTGTCGACGCCGCGGGCGGTGGTCGAGGAGTTCTTCGACCGGATGGCCGACGAGCGCCGCGACACCATCGCCGAGCTGTTCGCCGACGACGCCGTCGTCACGCTCCCGGGTGCGCGCTTTTCGGGCCCCGACGCCCCGGGTGAGTTCCTGGCGTTCCTCGCGCCCCGGTACGAGTGGGCCGAAAAGGAGTTCGACAGGTGGCTCGAGAGCGGCGACGAGGTCGTGAGCATCGGGACGCTCTCCGGCGTCGACCGGGCGGGCGACGCGTTCGAAGGGGTCCGCTACGTCGACGTCTACGAGGTCGTCGACGGCCGCATCACGCGGCTCGACATCTGGAACGACCTCGCCGTCGAGGGTGTGGTATGA
- a CDS encoding aconitase/3-isopropylmalate dehydratase large subunit family protein encodes MTGATMAQQILASHADRASVSPGEHVTVTPDWVLTHDLSTYPVMNRLAELGFDRVARPDRHVVVFDHHVPSKSSLITDHLNEVEAWVREQGIEHFFPAGSGICHNVLAEEGFSTPGALILGADSHTTTHGAYGAFGTGIGHTDCADALGTGRLWLRVPETRRVVVEHTLPPHTSAKDLGLFLMGQLTAKGAIYEALEYHGEGVEALAMYERRTLSNLAVEVGAMAGLVPPDETTAAAVEDVARRAPDVVTPDDDAAYVGEVRVDARTVEPLLARPSRVDNVGSVADHVGTRVDQVFVGTCNNSDYEDIAAFARLVEDETVASGTDLIVIPGSRRALVRLNDAGLTNVIVEAGGMVGTPGCGPCFGAHGGILGEGDVCLGTMNRNFPGRMGEGEIYLGSPETAAATAIYGEITDPREVR; translated from the coding sequence ATGACTGGTGCGACCATGGCCCAGCAGATACTGGCGTCCCACGCCGACCGGGCGTCGGTCTCACCGGGCGAACACGTCACCGTGACGCCCGACTGGGTCCTCACCCACGACCTCTCGACGTACCCGGTGATGAACCGGCTGGCCGAACTCGGCTTCGACCGGGTCGCTCGCCCCGACCGCCACGTCGTCGTCTTCGACCACCACGTCCCCTCGAAGAGCAGCCTCATCACCGACCACCTGAACGAGGTCGAGGCGTGGGTTCGCGAACAGGGCATCGAGCACTTCTTCCCCGCCGGCTCCGGCATCTGCCACAACGTCCTCGCGGAGGAGGGGTTTTCGACCCCCGGTGCGCTCATCCTCGGCGCGGACTCGCACACGACGACCCACGGCGCGTACGGCGCGTTCGGGACGGGCATCGGCCACACCGACTGCGCGGACGCGCTCGGCACCGGGCGGCTGTGGCTGCGCGTCCCCGAGACGCGGCGGGTCGTCGTGGAACACACCCTCCCTCCCCACACGTCGGCGAAGGACCTCGGGCTCTTTTTGATGGGGCAGCTGACGGCGAAGGGAGCCATCTACGAGGCGCTGGAGTACCACGGCGAGGGCGTCGAAGCGCTCGCGATGTACGAGCGGCGGACGCTCTCGAACCTCGCCGTCGAAGTTGGGGCGATGGCCGGACTGGTGCCGCCCGACGAGACGACGGCGGCGGCCGTCGAGGACGTGGCACGACGCGCGCCCGACGTCGTGACGCCCGACGACGACGCCGCGTACGTCGGCGAGGTCCGCGTCGACGCCCGGACGGTCGAGCCGCTCCTCGCGCGTCCCTCGCGCGTGGACAACGTCGGGAGCGTCGCCGACCACGTCGGTACCCGCGTCGACCAGGTGTTCGTCGGCACCTGCAACAACTCCGACTACGAGGACATCGCCGCCTTCGCCCGGCTCGTCGAGGACGAGACCGTCGCGTCGGGAACGGACCTCATCGTCATCCCGGGGAGCCGGCGGGCGCTCGTGCGACTCAACGACGCGGGGCTCACCAACGTCATCGTCGAGGCCGGCGGCATGGTCGGCACCCCCGGCTGCGGCCCCTGCTTCGGCGCGCACGGCGGCATCCTCGGCGAGGGCGACGTCTGTCTCGGGACGATGAACCGCAACTTCCCCGGGCGGATGGGTGAGGGGGAGATCTACCTCGGCAGCCCCGAGACGGCGGCCGCGACTGCCATCTACGGCGAGATAACCGACCCCCGGGAGGTCCGCTGA
- a CDS encoding isochorismatase family protein, with translation MVSTDPADCLSPQDRAVLDATGPKPLPGLDVRPVRGAVPAVLAIHLQRHLFGDHVDVVDVVDAVAPQNGDAVRDRSSSSAFSGTDLLSRLVRARRDPVVALGCAASGCVRSTMLDAAQHGFAVLAPRECVFDRVQASTAIALLDASASFAEAASTGEVQRYLEEVAA, from the coding sequence ATGGTGTCAACAGACCCCGCAGATTGCCTCTCCCCGCAGGACCGTGCCGTCCTCGACGCGACGGGCCCGAAGCCACTGCCGGGGCTGGACGTCCGCCCGGTGCGGGGGGCCGTCCCGGCCGTCCTGGCCATCCACCTGCAACGACACCTCTTCGGTGACCACGTCGACGTCGTCGACGTCGTCGACGCCGTCGCGCCACAGAACGGCGACGCTGTCCGCGACAGGTCGTCCTCGAGCGCCTTCTCCGGGACGGACCTGCTCTCGCGGCTCGTGCGCGCCCGGCGTGACCCGGTCGTCGCCCTCGGCTGTGCGGCGAGCGGATGTGTCCGGTCGACGATGCTCGATGCCGCCCAGCACGGGTTCGCGGTCCTCGCCCCGCGCGAGTGCGTCTTCGACCGGGTGCAGGCGTCGACAGCCATCGCGCTACTGGACGCGTCCGCGTCGTTCGCCGAGGCCGCATCGACCGGCGAGGTCCAGAGGTATCTCGAGGAGGTGGCGGCGTGA
- a CDS encoding isocitrate lyase/PEP mutase family protein, translated as MSLRERLGSEGILIAHGAWDALTARMAEQAGAEAVYMSGSCVSSSVHGGPDIGLTTMTEMAARARQMAGVLSVPLVADGDTGYGNALNVRRTVKEYERAGVAAIQLEDQDFPKKCGHFAGKRLVDAAEFAAKVEAAVDAREHDDFLVIARTDAIAVSGVEDAIARAELYRDAGADVLFVEAPTSPEMMREVTSAVDGPHLANMAAKGKTPPLSKQELHALGYDVAIHPSDAFKAALKTVREVYETVIAEGSQRSVLDRMVEWDERDDITAKGEWNRLEEKYDERETQYAARFARED; from the coding sequence GTGAGTTTACGCGAGCGACTCGGTTCGGAAGGTATCCTCATCGCCCACGGTGCCTGGGACGCCCTCACCGCGCGGATGGCCGAACAGGCGGGTGCCGAGGCGGTGTACATGTCGGGGTCGTGCGTCTCCTCGTCGGTCCACGGCGGCCCCGATATCGGCCTCACGACGATGACGGAGATGGCCGCGCGCGCCCGACAGATGGCGGGCGTCCTCTCGGTGCCGCTCGTCGCCGACGGCGACACCGGGTACGGGAACGCGCTCAACGTCCGCCGGACGGTCAAGGAGTACGAGCGCGCCGGCGTCGCGGCCATCCAGCTAGAGGACCAGGACTTCCCGAAGAAGTGCGGGCACTTCGCGGGGAAGCGCCTCGTCGACGCCGCCGAGTTCGCCGCGAAGGTCGAAGCCGCCGTCGACGCACGGGAGCACGACGACTTCCTCGTCATCGCCCGCACCGACGCCATCGCCGTCTCGGGCGTCGAGGACGCCATCGCCCGGGCGGAACTCTACCGCGACGCCGGTGCCGACGTCCTCTTCGTCGAGGCCCCCACCTCCCCGGAGATGATGCGGGAGGTGACGAGCGCCGTCGACGGCCCACACCTCGCGAACATGGCGGCGAAGGGAAAGACGCCGCCCCTGTCGAAACAGGAGCTACACGCCCTCGGCTACGACGTCGCCATCCACCCCTCCGACGCGTTCAAGGCCGCACTCAAGACGGTCAGGGAGGTGTACGAGACGGTTATCGCCGAGGGGAGCCAGCGGTCGGTCCTCGACCGGATGGTCGAGTGGGACGAGCGCGACGACATCACGGCGAAGGGCGAGTGGAACCGCCTGGAGGAAAAGTACGACGAGCGCGAGACGCAGTACGCAGCGCGGTTCGCCCGAGAGGACTAG
- a CDS encoding 3-isopropylmalate dehydratase small subunit → MERRGRVHRLPDDVDTDQILPGEFLTTVPNEELGEYALRGYDPDFAARIEAGDVLVAGTNFGLGSSRESAPVALRNAGVGAIVAESFARIFYRNAINVGLPIAVVPGISDHVSDGDTLRVDVARGEVENLTTGESFDTDPLPPDLLEILEAGGLVAYRQRATR, encoded by the coding sequence ATGGAGCGTCGCGGGCGCGTTCACCGGCTCCCCGACGACGTCGACACCGACCAGATCCTCCCCGGCGAGTTCCTGACGACGGTGCCGAACGAGGAACTCGGCGAGTACGCGCTTCGGGGGTACGACCCCGACTTCGCGGCGCGCATCGAAGCCGGTGACGTCCTCGTCGCGGGGACGAACTTCGGGCTCGGCTCCTCTCGCGAGTCGGCCCCGGTCGCGCTCCGGAACGCGGGGGTGGGCGCCATCGTCGCGGAGTCGTTCGCGCGCATCTTCTACCGGAACGCCATCAACGTCGGCCTCCCCATCGCCGTCGTGCCCGGAATCTCCGACCACGTCTCCGACGGCGACACCCTCCGGGTCGACGTCGCTCGCGGCGAGGTGGAGAACCTCACCACCGGCGAGTCGTTCGACACCGACCCGCTCCCGCCCGACCTGCTGGAGATACTCGAAGCCGGCGGGCTGGTGGCGTACCGACAGCGTGCGACGCGCTAG